A DNA window from Pseudarthrobacter sp. W1I19 contains the following coding sequences:
- a CDS encoding carboxyltransferase domain-containing protein, with amino-acid sequence METVTNTTAGPAARVVAVRPVGTTAVLAELAGLQDVLALQAVLLEHPLPGQVDVLAAAETVLVRADSPQSARRIAARLPELDLTGQAQSEGKLVQIETVYDGEDLAEVGRLTGLGIEGVVAAHTGQVWTVAFGGFAPGFGYMVGENQSLEVPRRSSPRTVVPAGSVALAGNYSAVYPRQSPGGWQLIGRTSARMWDLGREQPALAAPGDRVQFRAVRELVEVSDPASPAESVTDAGAQDAGAASGLRILSPGLQSLIQDLGRHGHGGLGVSAAGALDRSSLRRANRIVGNQPSAALVETVAGGLRVQAVGDQVLAVTGAPVALTIAPPSDVPGAGTAGTNTAEDSAAGDDGGRSRRVRNAPMATAFALLDGEVLTLGAPERGFRTYLAVRGGVDTVPVLGSRSTDTMSGIGPEPLASGGFLKAGKATSSNVVGNPEVQPDYPDTGVTVLDIVPGPRDEWFDAAALESLCGQDWTVTPRSNRVGMRLDGRPLERSRKGELASEGTVAGALQIPPEGRPVLFLADHPITGGYPVVAVVVDHQLDLAAQVPIGGRIRFRWAPGYPLPANTQTSPDATQTK; translated from the coding sequence ATGGAAACAGTCACGAACACCACCGCCGGCCCCGCCGCCCGGGTTGTCGCTGTCCGGCCCGTGGGCACCACCGCGGTGCTGGCCGAACTGGCAGGGCTCCAGGACGTGCTGGCGCTGCAGGCCGTGCTCCTGGAGCACCCGTTGCCAGGCCAGGTTGATGTCCTGGCAGCCGCAGAAACCGTGCTGGTTAGGGCAGATTCGCCCCAGTCCGCGCGGCGCATCGCGGCCCGGCTGCCGGAGCTGGACCTGACGGGCCAGGCGCAGTCCGAAGGCAAGCTGGTGCAGATCGAGACCGTGTACGACGGTGAGGACCTCGCCGAAGTGGGCCGGCTGACCGGGCTCGGGATTGAAGGAGTGGTGGCAGCTCACACGGGACAGGTCTGGACCGTGGCCTTCGGCGGCTTCGCGCCGGGCTTTGGGTACATGGTGGGGGAGAACCAGTCCTTGGAAGTCCCGCGGCGGAGTTCACCGCGCACCGTGGTCCCGGCGGGATCGGTGGCGCTTGCCGGCAACTACTCGGCCGTGTATCCGCGGCAGTCGCCGGGCGGCTGGCAGCTGATCGGCCGCACCTCCGCCCGGATGTGGGATCTTGGGCGGGAGCAGCCGGCTTTGGCTGCGCCGGGGGACCGGGTGCAGTTCCGGGCGGTGCGGGAGCTGGTGGAGGTTTCGGACCCCGCCTCCCCGGCTGAAAGCGTTACAGATGCCGGCGCCCAGGATGCCGGTGCCGCTTCCGGCCTGCGGATCCTGTCGCCCGGACTCCAGAGCCTGATCCAGGACCTGGGCCGTCATGGCCACGGCGGGCTGGGAGTGTCAGCAGCGGGGGCATTGGATCGTTCTTCCCTGCGCCGCGCCAACCGGATTGTGGGCAACCAGCCATCGGCCGCCCTCGTGGAAACCGTGGCCGGCGGGCTCCGTGTGCAGGCGGTGGGGGACCAGGTGCTGGCCGTCACCGGCGCGCCGGTGGCACTGACCATTGCACCACCGTCGGACGTTCCCGGCGCTGGCACGGCCGGCACCAACACTGCCGAGGACAGTGCGGCCGGGGACGACGGCGGCCGGTCCCGGCGGGTGCGCAACGCGCCGATGGCCACGGCGTTTGCCCTGCTGGACGGTGAGGTCCTGACCCTCGGGGCGCCGGAGCGCGGATTCCGCACCTACCTCGCCGTCCGGGGCGGAGTGGACACCGTACCGGTGCTGGGAAGCCGTTCCACCGACACCATGTCCGGAATCGGCCCCGAACCCCTGGCCTCGGGCGGGTTCCTCAAGGCAGGGAAGGCCACCTCCTCCAACGTGGTGGGCAATCCTGAGGTGCAGCCGGACTATCCGGACACCGGAGTGACCGTCCTGGACATCGTGCCGGGACCGCGGGATGAGTGGTTTGACGCCGCCGCGCTGGAATCGCTCTGCGGCCAGGACTGGACGGTGACGCCCCGTTCCAACCGGGTGGGAATGCGCCTGGACGGCAGGCCCCTGGAACGGAGCCGGAAGGGGGAACTGGCCAGCGAGGGGACCGTGGCCGGGGCCCTCCAGATTCCGCCCGAGGGGCGGCCAGTGCTGTTCCTCGCGGACCACCCCATTACCGGCGGCTACCCTGTGGTGGCCGTGGTGGTGGACCACCAGCTGGACCTCGCCGCCCAGGTCCCCATCGGGGGCCGCATCAGGTTCCGCTGGGCTCCCGGGTACCCACTGCCCGCCAATACCCAGACTTCCCCCGACGCTACCCAGACAAAGTGA
- a CDS encoding MFS transporter, with the protein MTGTNKAARTAARKPPAGALKAYIASLTGTSLEYYDFAIYSVASALVFPKIFFPSNDEFVGLLLSFSAFAVGYLARPIGGVIFGRLGDKIGRKYVLVFTLVLIGVATVLIGALPDYSVIGAAAPTILVLLRLAQGIGVGGEWGGAVLLSSEFGDPNKRGFWSSAAQIGPPAGNLMANGVLAILAASLSTEAFLSWGWRVAFLASALLVVFGLIIRLKLEETPVFKAIQAKGDRPKAPIKEVFTTEPRALVSAALSRVCPDVLYALFTVFVAVYATKELGMTTGNVLAAILIGSAFQLLLIPAAGALTDRVNRRWVYGITAAATAAYIPLFFLMISGKSVVMLTIGVVIGLALHAFMYGPQAAFITEQFPARLRYAGSSLAYTLAGVVGGAVAPLIFTALYGAASGGWYLIAGYMLLTAIVTIVGMRLGRDPEPEADLQLLHTGQAGESRA; encoded by the coding sequence ATGACCGGCACCAACAAAGCAGCCAGGACCGCGGCAAGGAAGCCGCCGGCCGGCGCGCTGAAGGCCTACATTGCCAGCCTCACCGGCACGTCGCTGGAGTACTACGACTTCGCCATCTACTCCGTCGCCTCGGCACTGGTGTTCCCAAAGATCTTCTTCCCCTCGAATGACGAGTTCGTGGGGCTGCTCCTCTCCTTCTCCGCCTTCGCGGTGGGCTACCTGGCACGCCCCATCGGCGGTGTCATCTTCGGCCGCCTGGGCGACAAAATCGGCCGCAAGTACGTCCTGGTGTTCACCCTGGTGCTGATCGGCGTCGCCACCGTCCTCATCGGTGCGCTGCCCGACTACTCGGTGATCGGCGCCGCGGCCCCCACCATCCTGGTGCTCCTGCGCCTGGCCCAGGGCATCGGCGTCGGCGGCGAATGGGGCGGTGCGGTGCTGCTGTCCAGCGAATTCGGCGACCCCAACAAGCGCGGCTTCTGGTCCTCTGCGGCGCAGATCGGGCCGCCCGCCGGCAACCTGATGGCCAACGGCGTCCTGGCCATCCTGGCCGCCTCGCTCAGCACCGAAGCATTCCTCTCCTGGGGCTGGCGCGTGGCGTTCCTCGCCTCCGCCCTGCTGGTGGTGTTCGGCCTGATCATCCGCCTCAAGCTTGAGGAGACCCCGGTCTTCAAGGCCATCCAGGCCAAAGGGGACCGCCCCAAGGCGCCCATCAAGGAAGTCTTCACCACCGAGCCGCGGGCCCTCGTCTCGGCCGCCCTCTCACGGGTGTGCCCCGATGTCCTTTACGCCCTGTTCACCGTGTTCGTGGCCGTCTACGCCACCAAGGAACTGGGTATGACCACGGGCAACGTGCTGGCGGCTATCCTCATTGGCTCCGCCTTCCAGCTCTTGCTGATTCCGGCTGCCGGCGCCCTCACCGACCGCGTGAACCGGCGCTGGGTGTACGGCATCACCGCCGCCGCAACCGCCGCCTACATTCCGCTGTTCTTCCTCATGATCTCCGGCAAGTCCGTGGTGATGCTGACGATCGGCGTGGTGATCGGGCTGGCCCTGCACGCCTTTATGTACGGCCCACAGGCTGCCTTCATCACCGAGCAGTTCCCGGCCCGGCTCCGCTACGCCGGCAGTTCCCTGGCCTACACCCTTGCCGGCGTGGTGGGCGGCGCCGTGGCTCCGCTGATTTTCACCGCGCTCTACGGCGCAGCGTCCGGCGGCTGGTACCTGATCGCCGGTTACATGCTCTTGACGGCCATCGTCACCATCGTCGGCATGCGCCTGGGCCGCGACCCGGAGCCGGAAGCGGACCTCCAACTGCTCCACACCGGCCAGGCAGGGGAGAGCCGCGCCTGA
- a CDS encoding LamB/YcsF family protein has translation MTTIDLNSDVGESFGRWTLGDDAAMFGSVSSANVACGFHAGDPTVIRRTCRNAAAAGVAIGAHVGYRDLAGFGRRFLDVSPLELADDVVYQIGALQALAAAEGARVQYVKPHGGLYNAIVSHAAQAQAVVDAVKSVDPGLPILGLPGSEVLRLAEEAGLRAVTEAFADRAYNPDGTLVSRSQPAAVLHDPAEVAEHVLRMATEGSIRAVDGSILKIRAESICVHGDSPGAVAMAAAVKSALEDAGVSIGSFL, from the coding sequence ATGTTCGGTTCGGTGTCCAGCGCGAACGTGGCCTGTGGATTCCATGCAGGTGATCCCACAGTCATCCGCCGGACCTGCCGGAACGCGGCGGCCGCTGGCGTGGCCATCGGCGCCCATGTGGGCTACCGGGACCTGGCAGGTTTCGGCCGCCGTTTCCTGGATGTCAGCCCCCTGGAACTGGCCGACGACGTCGTCTACCAGATCGGGGCCCTGCAGGCCCTCGCAGCGGCGGAGGGAGCCCGTGTCCAGTACGTCAAGCCGCACGGCGGCCTCTACAACGCCATCGTCAGTCACGCCGCCCAGGCACAGGCCGTCGTCGACGCAGTGAAATCTGTTGACCCGGGCCTGCCCATTCTGGGCCTCCCCGGTTCCGAGGTCCTGCGGCTTGCGGAGGAAGCGGGCCTGCGGGCAGTTACGGAGGCCTTCGCGGACCGCGCCTACAACCCGGATGGAACACTTGTCTCCCGTTCACAGCCCGCAGCGGTCCTTCACGACCCTGCCGAAGTGGCGGAGCATGTATTAAGGATGGCCACGGAAGGCTCCATCCGGGCCGTCGACGGATCCATCCTAAAGATCCGCGCAGAAAGCATCTGCGTGCATGGTGACTCACCGGGGGCCGTAGCCATGGCGGCCGCCGTGAAGTCCGCACTTGAGGACGCCGGTGTCAGCATCGGCTCGTTCCTCTGA